DNA sequence from the Lynx canadensis isolate LIC74 chromosome B2, mLynCan4.pri.v2, whole genome shotgun sequence genome:
TTGCACCGGTGACAAGACTCGCAGCGCGCAGGTCGTGCCTGGGGCTGGCACCCACGCGGCGGAGCCTACAGAATCGGACGAAGTCACAGAAGGGAAGACGACGGGCCAAGACGTCCCACGAGCAGAAACGCCAAGTCCCCAACAAAACACTGGCAAGTTGACgctaaaaatctataaaatgaattacACACATGACAAAGTGGCACCGATTCCAGGTGTGCCAGGCCTCGCTCACCGTGGGGCGGGGCAGCGGGGACGGCGGGCGGGACCGGCAGGGCCGAGACCTGCAACATCAGCCAGCTCCCTGGCCACCTGCCGCGACCCGTGGGGCCTCCGGCTGTAGCGGAAGTGCGCTCGCGCCCACCGGGCCAACTCTCGGGACCTCGTGGGGCAGCGCGGGATCCGCCCGGCTAGTGCCCGCCCCTTCCTGAGGCTGGAGCGGAAGTGCGCTTGCTCCCGCCCGGCTCGCTTCCGGCCTTTGTGGGGCGCTGTGGGCTGTTCGGGCCCCCGGCGGCTTGGACCGCGTGACCCGTGGTCTCCCCGGGAGGGACCCGGCTGCCGGCCTCGGGAGCTGCAGGTGAGCGAGGTGCTGCAgctctcccctgcccttccccgccGGCCCGAGAAGCcgcaggggcggggggcagcttTCGGGAGCGGCGTCCGCCGCCCTTTCATCTGCTGCGGGGCTGCCGCGCCGGTTTCGTGCTTTCCGCCACACGCCTGCCCGTTAAAAGAGGTCGTCTCAGTGTTTTATTATTACTTGTTTGCTCTGAACGTTAGTTGTGTTCCATCTGGTCGTCCTTTATTCTAGGGCTAAATGGAAGTGTTGCCTTTGTGAAGTCCTTAAACCCTTAGCACCTTTTACCGAATCTTTCTCTTTAATGTGTTCTTAAGTCTTTCGTATTCAGTTTCCGTGAGTGTCGTGAATTACCCTGGGGGTGGCTTGCAAAGCGCAGAAGTAAATTGTTAGAATTTGCAGTTTTCGCTTATGGTGTAGCTTGTGTTAAAAGCGACGGCTTCTCCCTCAGGTCCACCCTTGCTGGAAGCACCGCTAGAGCTTCTGCACGGCCGCGATGGCGTCGGCCTGGGCTGCGCCGGCCCACGAGGAACAGGGTGCGCTTCTGGAAGtaaaggtggaggaggaggaggggtacAGGAATACCACCAGACGGGATCAGAACCTGCAGAAGAACAACACCCACAGCAGGGAGGTCTTCCGACAGTACTTCAGACACTTCTGTTACCAGGAGACGCCTGGACCCCGCGAGGCGCTGCGCCGGCTCCGCGAGCTGTGCCGCCAGTGGCTGAGCCCAGAAACACACACCAAGGAGCAGATCCTGGAGCTGCTGGTGCTGGAGCAGTTCCTGACCATCCTGCCCGAGGAGCTCCAGGCCTGGGTGCGGGGACAGCACCCGGAGAGCGGGGACGAGGTGGTGACCGTGCTGGAGGATCTGGAGCGGGAGCTGGACGAGCCTGGAGAGCAGGTGAGAAAATGAGAGATGGTTTGTGATTGAGATAAGGTAAGTTACGGATTTGTAGGCCAGAGCGAAGGACAGCATTATTCCACCAAGTCATGGAAATTTGGTTAATGTAGACCTaacttatttatatcttttttatggGAGGATCCTGTATTTCTGTAATGAGCTTATGGTTTCTAGTTGATGAAATGCTACTCAGAAACATTAGAAACaagatttatttcattattatttttttaatttacatccaagttagcatgtagtgcaacaatgatttcaggagtagattccttagtgccccttacccatttagcccctcccccctcccacaacccctcccataaccctcagtttgttctccatatttatgagtttcttctgttttgtccccctccctgttgttacattatttttgcttcccttcccttatattcatctgttttgtatcttaaattcctcatatgagtgaagtcatatgatacttgtctttctgtgactaatttcgcttagcataataccctccagttccaaccacgtagttgcaaatgtcaagatttcattctttttgattgccgagtgatactccattgtgtatagacacacacacacacacacacacacacacacacacacaccatatcttctttatccattcatctgttgatggacatctgggctctttccatactttggctattgtcgatagtgctgctataaacatggggtgcatgtgtcccttcgaaacagcccacctgtatcccttggataaatacctagtagtgcaatgctGGGTcgtagcattttaattttttgaggaacctccatactgttttccagagtggctgcaccagcttgcattcccatcagcagcgcaaaagggttcctctttctccacatcctcgccaacatctgttgttgcctgactagCATTActgttactgttagccattctgacaggtgtcaggtggtatctcattgtggttttggtttgtagttccctgatgatgagtgatgttgagcattttttcacgtgtcagccatctggatgtcttctttagaaataaGATTTCTAAGAGAAAATGTTAAGTGAGCGTAACGGGTGCGCAGCAGTCTCTTGGAAGGGACATCTCTTCTGTTGCAGGATACAAGTAATTAAGAAATAAGGTCTTGCAGGTATATCCACTGCTCTGCATCCATTAAAGGATTAAAAGATGGAGAAATCAAGGTCACCATCTTGGAGGAATGTGAGgtcagagcagagaggaaggttCAGAGAGCAGGGACGAGATTCCTGGAGTAGTAGAGCCCAGTTAGGTCCGACACATGGGTAGTGAGTAGAAGGGTTGAGAACAGAGTCCAGGACCTTGAGTATCACCTGTGGAGTGTAGAGTCTGTTCTGTAGGACACAAGCTTCTAACCTTTTCTCTTTAAGTGAGCTTCTCTAACGCCAGGATCTAACCAAATTGTGTAgaattctgttctgttttgttccaaCATTGATAAAAGACAACGGTTCTCAACCAGTGGCAATTTTCTGCCCTAAAGGGCATTTGGTGATGTCTTGgcacatttttggttgtcatagtGGGgggaggtgctactggcatcgAGTGGCTAAAGGGTAAGGATGTTTTGGAATATCTTATAACGTATAAGATGGCGTCTTATAACAAGGATTTTTCTGACCCAACATGTCAATAGAATCAAGACTCAGAAGTCTTGGTATGAAGAGTATAAAACAGGGAAGTAATAAAACAAGAAGTGCAACTCAGCATTGGCAAGGGGGAGGAACATGTGGCAGAGTTTGAAGATCTGAGTTTGAAGTAGAGTCAAGACAGTGAGGCTATGAAGGATGAGGCATGTCTTAGGTAAGTATTAATTGGAAACAATGATAGATTAGATggataaaaaagggaaaactctCTACAGAGCAATCTATTCTAGGCTAAGCGCGGGGGATTTCAAGCTTGAGAGACTAGTGTAATTGAGGTGCTCCTAACAGAGTTCAAGGCTATCGGGGATGGTGGATTGGGGGAAAGTTCATTCGTTCAGAAGACGTTTATTGAACGTTTAATACGcaccaggcaccattctaggcaCTGGAAACACAGCAGTGCACAAAGCACAGAAGTTGCCTCTGTCTTGTAAACAGATTCTAGTCTAATGAGAGTAGTAATCAGGTGGTGCCAGGTGGAGATAAATCCTTTATGAAAACAGCAACGAAGCGGAAAAAAGGTAAACAGTGAATAAAGCGGAGACTGTGGGATTTTTGACAGACTGGTGAGGGAAGGCCTTCCAGATGGGGTGACATTTAGAGCAGAGATCAGGCTGTGCAGTCACCTAGGCTGAGGACATTCAGCCAGAGGAAATAGTGGGCAGGTGAGAATGTGCTTATCGTGGTAGAGATGCAGGAGATGCAATCAGGTAGTTAGAACGAGATCAAATCATGGGGGCACTTACAGGCCATTgtaaggactttggattttattctgagatgGAAAGTCATTGGAGGGTTTTGAACAGAAGAGAGGTTTAATCTGAcctaaatgttatttatttatttttatttcttaatgtttgtttatttttgagagaaagagcatgaggaggacgagggcagagggagagggagacacagaatcggaagcaggcttcaggctcccagctgttggcacagagcccgacgcggggctcgaacccatgaaccgtgagattatgaccctgagccgaagtcggacgcttaaccgactgagccacccaggtgccctatgacctaaattttaaaaataatcactccAGCCGCTCTGTTGGAAGAGTCCTAGATTAGGGTTGGTGTAGGGAGTGCAGGAGGCCCAGGGTCAAAGGTCGAAGCAGGGAAGCCCGGTCAGCACTAATCCAGGCAGGAGGTACCAGTGGCTTGAACTGTGACAGTAGCAGTGGAAGCAGCGAGATGCAGTTGGATCTTGAGGGGATTTGTTTGAACATCGCGTCGTGTCACATGGGTTTGTCATTCAAGGAGATGATAAAGGCGGGGAAAGAAGAAGGTTTGGAGTAGGGGCGGGAATCTAGAGTTACTAGGTTTTGGACGTGTTGAATTGTAGATTCCTCTTAGAACCCAGTTGGAAAAGTTGGGCAAGCAACTCCACTCAGCAGAGGGATGTGTGCTGGAAATAACAAAATTGGAGCTTGTCATAATGTGGGTGATATTTAAAGCTGTGGGACAAAAGGATCGACAGGACGGTGGAAACTGAGAGGGAGTGGCcagggagatgggaagagaaCCAGAAGAAAGAATGGCACTCCCAAGTGTGGGCAGAAGTAATTTGGTTTTAAACATGTTGTCTTTGTACTGCCCTTTCCCTCAAAGCATGCTGGGGGTGGCTGATGGAATTTCATCCTGATTTCTGAGGCCTCACCAGAGATCCAGGGACAGAAGGAAAGCACAGCTCACTGTACTggcctttttctccttccaaattTGAGGTCTGAAAACctttttctgtctgcctctgaGAGCATCCTACTGACTTTGGCTCTTATTCTGGGGTCAGAAGTTACAGAACGAAGCTGTGTTGGAAGTAGAGGCAGCGTGTGGTGATTTCTTACTCCCAGACTGTAGCTGTTGCAGGATTGGGGGGTAACTTGAGGGTCTGTTGTATGCCGGTGCCCCCGCAATGTGCCTCATGCACAGTCTGAGTCATGCACGGTCTGAGAAACCACCCAGGGACGTGGAGCTCCTGAACCAAGAAGCAACTAAGTGTGGCCCCCGAATCGCTGCCTTTCATACCACGCTGGGGAAATacgatttatttttaaatacaagagGGAGTGATTCCGTGGAGGAGTGGAAGCCAGAGTGAGTGAGTTTAGGGAGCAGAGGTCAGAGGTGCAGGAAGGGATGGGGTTGAAGGCAAGAGTTGAGGTTACAAGGTACGGGCCTTGATGAAGCAAAGGCCTCTTCCTCTAAGTGGAAGGGAGTAAGTGTGTGGGGGGTGATGAAGAAAAGAGTGGGTGATCTCTGATGTGaccatgaccttggacaaggagAGAACAAGGTCATCTCCtggaaggaagtgggggaggagcctcAGAAGAGCAGAGACTGTAGGGAACAGcttcctcctcccatcccctgtctttcctccctctttctcctttgttccctctgcctttttGCCTCGTTTCTCCATCATTTCTGTTCACTTACCCcgtccttttcttcttcttctcttctgttAATTTCGCCCAAGTTCTTTTCTGGTGCTCGTTGCTTCCCTttaccttctcttccttctctccttcctattttcttcctctcGCATCTCCACTTTGAGCATAAGACAAAGACGTGACGGTGGCACAGCCAGCATTTTTTAGCGGTTCAGAACACAAGGGCGGGGTTCCTGGAGGAGGTCGCTTGTATACAGGCTTTGAGGAATGAGGCGCGTTCCAGCAGGCTGATGTCTGGAAGGAAGCGTAGGTGCCGGAGAGCCGGGTGTCACTGCCTCGGATCGGATCCTATACCGTTGTTTCCTGTTGGCAGGATGAATGTGTCCACCGTGTCCCTGTCCACACTGGGCAACAGGACACGCTCTTGCAGGAGACGGCCCTTGTGGGAACAGGACGGGAGCCCGGCATGTCCCTCCCATCCGGGGTTGCCCAGCTGAAGTGTGAATCTCCAGGATCTGGAGCCCAGCCGGAGGAGCAAGGTAAGGAAGACAGAGCAGcttgggaggaagggaagacaggCAGGCACAGGACCTGGGGCCTCTTTAGTTCCGTGTACCGTTTCTCCTCGTCACAGTCAGGACGACCTCTCGTGCGCGGACTCTCAGCTGGTTCGGTTTGTCACGCTTCAACTCTCGTTTTCTcttcatgttaatattttgttcTCCACTCCTGCAGTATTTTATGAGATCACTTAATTGAGTCCTTCTGATAGTTACTTTCCTTCATACTGACTTCCCTGCTACTTCTGGCCTTTATCCTGTCAGATGGTGCTACTGTCCTCCTGCCTTCAGTAACCAGGTTGTGGCCCAGGATGTCTGCAGTTTCCAGATGGTTCAGGAGAAAGCATATATATGTGCACTCTTAGGAAAAGGAGGAACAACAGAGCAAATGTGGCGAATGTTAAGTTGGTGAATGTGCGAAAGACCCCAtgttccttatctctgtgttctctacatttaatttttaaaaataggtaaaaattcaTATAGTTCAAAGATAAAAACTTAAAGTTACCCAGTGacaagttttccttccactcaTTCCCTCGGCCATCTGGTCTTCTCCCTGCCCTGAGATGAGTTGTCACTGTTCCGTTTCTTGTATGTGCTTCCCTAGAGATCTCTTTATATGTATACGTTTTTCCACATTCaagcaaatacattttcttctctttattactAAGATGGTAAAGGTttgcgtttttaaaaaaaaaatttattttaattaattaattaattaatttatttatttatttattttaatgtttattttttgagacaatgcgagagacagagtgcaagcagcggaggggcagacggagggagacacggaatccgaagcgggctccaggctctgagctgtcagcacagagcccgacatggggctcaaactcaacggacagtgagattgtgacctgagccaaagtcggatgcttaaccgactaagccacccaggcacccctaaaaaaaattttaaatagagcatgcatgcacgcacatgagtgggggaagggcagcaggggagagagtcccaagcaggctctacactcagagCAAAGCCCGACTCTGGACTCTATcttacaaccgtgagatcatgacctgagccgaaatcaagagtcagacggacgccacccaggcgccccatattttttatttcctaacagcaccttaatattaaaatgtatggatgggggtgcctgggcggcttagtcagttgaacatccgacttcggctcaggtcatgatcttacggtttgtgggttcgagccctgcgtcaggctctgtgctgacagcttgctcagagcctggagcccgcttcagattctgtgtctcctctctttctctctgcccctccccggctcatgctctgtctctctctgtctctcaaaaataaatgttaaaaaaaattttaatgtatggATGAACCACACAATTAACTTGTCCATTCCCCAGTTGTCCCCAGTGATTTGCTCTAACAGGTAGTGCTGTGGTGAGCGTGTGTGAGTACTTCAGTATAAATTCCCATGTGTGGAATTACCAGCCCCAAGATTAAATACAGTTGTCATTTTGATGGATATTAGCAAGTTGGTCTGTATGAAGCCTGGGTCAGTTTACACTCCCACTGGCGATGTGTGATACCCATTTCATGAACAGTGTTCTACTGATGGGCGGAGGTGATGGGTGCAAATTGTACCTCAATACTCAAGTTTGCTTTTCCCTTATTTTGAGGTGGGCATCTTTAAGAGCTGTTGTATTTCCTTTCCTGGAAACAACTTttcctttgcccagtttttattGGATTATTGGTCTTTTCCATAACAATTTTTGGAGTGTTTTATGTATTAGGTCTGTTCTATGTTTTAATACCATTGTACAGTCCTGCAGAAACTCTGGGTTCTTAATATGTTTTTCACCTGAATAATGAGTGTCTGATGAGGTGGAAACTAGTAACTGTGATCCGTTGCAGTTTCAGGTGTTGAGACTGGAAATAAGTACAGGAATTTAACTCTAACGCAAGAAGTGTCTGAAGAAGCGGCGCCGCAGGGGAATATGTGTAGCGGATTTGAAAGGGACATGTCCCAGTCGGCTAGGTGCAGAGAAGCGGACGGATCCGAAGCAGAAACAGAAGAGTCTTCTGGACACTCCAGGGAAGGTGAACAGTCTGCGGGTGATGAGAACAGACTCCGTCTGACTGAACAGCAGAGGGTCTGTCCAGGAGAAAAACCTCATGAGTGCGAGGagtgtggaaaagccttcagtCAGCACTCGAACCTCTTAGAACATCAGAGGGTCCACACTGGAGACAGGCCCTACAAATGTGAGGAATGTGGGAAAACTTTCCGTGGGAGAACCGTGCTGATTCGGCACAAAATAATACACACCGGAGAGAAACCGTATAAATGTAATGAGTGTGGCAAAGCCTTTGGCCGCTGGTCAGCTCTTAACCAACATCAGAGGctccacacaggagagaaacacTACCACTGTAACGAATGCGGCAAAGCCTTTAGCCAGAAAGCGGGCCTCTTTCACCATCTCAAGATCCACACGAGAGACAAACCATACCATTGTGCTCAGTGCAATAAAAGTTTTAGTCGGCGTTCAATACTCACTCAACACCAAGGAGTTCACACTGGGGCAAAGCCCTATGAGTGCAGCGAGTGCGGGAAAGCCTTCGTTTATAACTCCTCCCTGGTTTCCCACCAGGAGATCCACCACAGAGAAAAGTGCCATCAGTGTAAGGAGTGTGGGAAATCCTTCAGTCAGAGTGGCCTTGTTCAGCATCAGAGAATCCACGCTGGGGAGAAACCTTACAAGTGTGACGTATGTGCAAAAGCATTTATTCAGAGGACAAGCCTTGTAGAACATCAGCgagttcacactggagagagACCTTACAAGTGTGATAAGTGTGAGAAGGCCTTCACTCAGAGATCAGTTCTCACGGAACACCAGAGAACCCACACCGGAGAGAGGCCGTACAAGTGTGACGACTGTGGGAACGCCTTCCGAGGCATCACCAGCCTCATTCAGCATCACAGGatccacactggggagaaaccctACCGATGTGACCAGTGCGGCAAAGCCTTCAGACAGAGGTCAGATCTTAGCAAACACCAGAGAATCCATAGTAGAGGTGCTCCCTCTAATGAGTGTGGGGAGTCGTTCAGGCAGCCCTCAGCTCATAGGCAGCAGCGGACTGTCCACGAAGGGGAGGAGT
Encoded proteins:
- the ZSCAN12 gene encoding zinc finger and SCAN domain-containing protein 12 isoform X1, producing MASAWAAPAHEEQGALLEVKVEEEEGYRNTTRRDQNLQKNNTHSREVFRQYFRHFCYQETPGPREALRRLRELCRQWLSPETHTKEQILELLVLEQFLTILPEELQAWVRGQHPESGDEVVTVLEDLERELDEPGEQDECVHRVPVHTGQQDTLLQETALVGTGREPGMSLPSGVAQLKCESPGSGAQPEEQVSGVETGNKYRNLTLTQEVSEEAAPQGNMCSGFERDMSQSARCREADGSEAETEESSGHSREGEQSAGDENRLRLTEQQRVCPGEKPHECEECGKAFSQHSNLLEHQRVHTGDRPYKCEECGKTFRGRTVLIRHKIIHTGEKPYKCNECGKAFGRWSALNQHQRLHTGEKHYHCNECGKAFSQKAGLFHHLKIHTRDKPYHCAQCNKSFSRRSILTQHQGVHTGAKPYECSECGKAFVYNSSLVSHQEIHHREKCHQCKECGKSFSQSGLVQHQRIHAGEKPYKCDVCAKAFIQRTSLVEHQRVHTGERPYKCDKCEKAFTQRSVLTEHQRTHTGERPYKCDDCGNAFRGITSLIQHHRIHTGEKPYRCDQCGKAFRQRSDLSKHQRIHSRGAPSNECGESFRQPSAHRQQRTVHEGEESVSGMTSGTLCPRVQAGEEY
- the ZSCAN12 gene encoding zinc finger and SCAN domain-containing protein 12 isoform X2, whose product is MASAWAAPAHEEQGALLEVKVEEEEGYRNTTRRDQNLQKNNTHSREVFRQYFRHFCYQETPGPREALRRLRELCRQWLSPETHTKEQILELLVLEQFLTILPEELQAWVRGQHPESGDEVVTVLEDLERELDEPGEQDECVHRVPVHTGQQDTLLQETALVGTGREPGMSLPSGVAQLKCESPGSGAQPEEQVSGVETGNKYRNLTLTQEVSEEAAPQGNMCSGFERDMSQSARCREADGSEAETEESSGHSREGEQSAGDENRLRLTEQQRVCPGEKPHECEECGKAFSQHSNLLEHQRVHTGDRPYKCEECGKTFRGRTVLIRHKIIHTGEKPYKCNECGKAFGRWSALNQHQRLHTGEKHYHCNECGKAFSQKAGLFHHLKIHTRDKPYHCAQCNKSFSRRSILTQHQGVHTGAKPYECSECGKAFVYNSSLVSHQEIHHREKCHQCKECGKSFSQSGLVQHQRIHAGEKPYKCDVCAKAFIQRTSLVEHQRVHTGERPYKCDKCEKAFTQRSVLTEHQRTHTGERPYKCDDCGNAFRGITSLIQHHRIHTGEKPYRCDQCGKAFRQRKKTDYKEILLKNQREPQAGVNLLLSALIPEWRSSCGKVPNVTDGQGRGLCLGPR